The region TAACAAGCTTCTGGACTATGGAGAGCAGCATATCTTTGATGTAATGCGGGTAAGTTATTTTGCGGTATCGCTTCCGGACTTCCTGATTTTTGATGATGACCTGAATAAACGGAATCAGACGCACTGTTATTACCTGATAGGGCTTGCCAATCTTGGGCTGGGGAACATGGATGCTGCTGCAAAGGCCTTTGTTAATGCAATCGGACTGGAGCCAACCCACCAGAATGCAATCCGTTACCTTCATATGACGGGAAAAGCATAAACAGCGCAAAAGAAAGATAACGGTCCACCGGGTGGCCAGCGCGGTAGGGGTTAAGGATATATATCTGTGCAGCCTGTTTCAGAGACACATACAGACCACCCCATGCGCCTGTACACCAGTATGCGGATGAATTATGCGTGCAGGATGCTGCGTCATATCGCTATGGATTGTTTCGTTTAAAAACAAACATGCGGGTATAAGCATAAAAACTGAATCATTGGTGAAAAACGTTCTGTTTTGGAACGAAATATGGATAAGACTCAGTTGTCTTTGACGCCCATTCTCTATAAAATAGTAGATATTTTAAATGGGAGGTCTTAATATGTATGTTCCGCCAAAAGTAAAACCCCTGTGTCCGCCTGAGGAGCGGCCGCGCTTTGAAGATGTGCCATACGCCAGGGTTACGCTGGATAACGGGCAGGCTTATACCCTCAAACTGGATATTTATCAGTCACCTGAACAGAACACCCCCGGGCCCTGCATCATCTATATTTTCGGCGGCGGTTTTCTATGGGGTGAGTACAAACAGGTTACCCAGAAGGCTGTCTATTGCCGGGATCTGGTGCGCTTGACAAAGGAGGGCTACACGGTGGTCTGCCCAGACTATAGGCTGGTGAGCCAGTCCATTTTTCCTGCCTGCATTCATGATGTCAAGGGCGTGGTCCGCTTTCTGAAGGCCAACGGGGAGAAGTACAACATCGATCCAAACCGCATCGGCGCCCTGGGCAATTCCGCCGGGGGCTGCCTGGCTTCCATGCTGGCCCTCAGCGCAAACTGCAGGGAGCTGGAGGGGGAGGTGGGCGGCAACCTGGAGTACGACAGCTCCATCAAGGCTGCGGCCATCTTCTATGCGCCCGCGGATCTGTGTCAGAGTATCCGCACCAGCGCAGCCGCCCTGTCCGGCCCTCCAAAAGATCTGATCGGGACGGAGATCGAGAACGTGGGCAACGACAACGCCGGCATCATCCCGGCTCTGATCGTGGGCTACACCGGCCCGGGGCGGAGCCTTTTTACCTTAAACCAGGTTCTGGAGCGCAATGATCCCGGGGACCCGGACTGGCATTTTATCGAGCTGACTAGGAAGTGCAGCCCGGTTACCTACGCCGGCGCGGACTGTCCGCCGGTGGCGATCTTCCAGGGCGGCCGCGATACCATTGTGGACCCGGATCAGAGCGAGATTCTGTACCACGCCTTGGTGAAGGCGGGAGCGGACGCCACCTTTGTGGCCTGCTCCGGCGGCGGGCACGGTCCCTCCCTGGGGGAGGAGATCGACCAGTTTGCCTACAATTTTCTGAAAAAAAGGCTGTGACAGGAGGGGGAAACCATGAAAGAGGCCAACGGATTTTACATGTATGTGTCCACCAGGGCCTGCTATGACCCGGCCAAAACAATTTTCGTCTTCGCACCCGGGGAGATGGCGGCGGACTTGTCCCTGGCGGAGCAGTTTGCCCGGCAGTCAGGCTGGCAGGCGTTGTCCGAATACGATGGGGCGGTGCTGATTCTCCCTCTGGCTCCGGAGGGATGGAACGCACAGTCCCATTCCCTGCCGGGCTTAATTTATGACCGGGTTTGCGGCCAGGTGGGGAGCCGCAACGGCAAGAGTCTGTTTGGCCGGGAAGGAAAGCTCTGGTGCTGGGAGACCATGCTCTACCTGGTTGGGTATGAGGACGGGGCGGTATTTGCCGGAAATTGTGCGGTGGCGGAACCGAACCGCTTTGCCGCGGCTGCTCTGATCGGGGGAGCACCGGATGACTATTCGGCAGGGGCGTTTCCCTCCAGCCATTGGCTGGTGCGCCATGTGAGCAGTGACTACGCGAAACGCAACGATCAGATTCCCAGCAGCCTCTGGCTGATCGGCGCACCCGAGACGGCTGTCCGGCAGGCTCTGGAATATTTCGGAAGATCGGGCGGCCTTGGCCGGCTGCCCGGACAGGTATCCATGGGAGCGCTGAAGGCCAGCTGCTATGAGAATGAGGCCAACCCGGCTCAGCGTCTGCTGCTGTCAAAGGAGACCGGGATCACCGGCCTATCCCTGGCCCACACCATTCTCGAGGAATATTTTGAGCACACCATCCGATGGAAGGACGGGCCGGACGGGACTTTGGGCTTGCATCTGGGGCGCAGCGGATTTTACCAGACCCCACGGTTTGTCCACCATTCGGTCACAGTGGGCTGTCTGGAATATGCCTGTTCCCTCCATTTCCCTGACGGCTGTCCGGCGGACAGGGTGAAAGGGCTGCCGATTCTGTTCAGTGTACATGGCAGAGGGGAGCCGGTATGGCTCTTCGCTGAAAAGAACGGATGGGACGTGCTGGCGGACGAGACTCGGGCCTTTGTCCTGGTGTGCCCGGACTCCCCGGGAAACATCTGGCAGCTGGAGCGGGACGGACAGGTCTTTGGGGCCATGATTGACCGGCTTTGCGCGGATTACGGCCTGGACCGTACCAGGGTATATCTGACCGGATTCTCCAACGGTGGCGCCATCACAAGGGAGGTGGGGACCGCTTTTCCCGAACTGTTTGCAGCCATTGCCCCCAGCAACGCCCCTGTCGACGCGCCAGGACTGGCGGCGGACAGCCCTGTCTCGCCGGGACTGCTTCGCTCCGGGTATGAGCTGCCCTACTGGGTGTGCGTGGGGGACAATGACCCCGCAGCGGGCACGGATGTGGACGAACAGCTGGAGGTCATGCTGGCGGTCAATGGCTGCCAGGCACGGGCCGGCGCCGGTTTTACCACCCGCTTTGCGCCCGATGAAATCCGCACCGGTGAGAACTATTACACCTCCGCCCGCGGATATGCCCAGGGGGAGCGGTTCAGAACTCTGGTCTACTGTGGACGGGACGGGCTGCCGCGGGTGGGATACACCGTGATGAAGAATATGCCCCACGGGGCGATCTGCGAGCAGAGCCGGGCCACCTGGGAGTTTCTGCGGCATTTTCGCCGGCCTGCAGGCAGCAGGCAAATTGAATATCTGCCGGATTAATCGGTTTCATTTAAATATCTCCACAGGGTTGTCCGTCCAATGCCAAGTCTTTTGGCAGCCAGTGTCTGGTTGCCGCCGCATTGGGAGAGGACAACCTTTACAATTTCCCGGGTCATTTCGCCAAGAGGCCGGTTGTAGTCAAACAGGTCGGCGGTGGTGGGCACATACTGCCGCTTCTCCTTCTCGATGACCTCAAACACCGTGTCACGCTGAATGTAAGCGGTGGAAGTGAGCATGACCAGCTCCGCCAATACCCGCTTTAACTGCATGAAATTGTCCGGCCACTGGTAGCTCATGAGCAGGGCCAGAGCCTCGGGGGTAAACCCTACGATCTGTTTGGACATCTCCACATTCATGGCGTTCAGATACAGGTTGGAGGAACCCTGAATATCGTCGGTCAGTTCCCGAAGCGGCGGCATGTAGACGGTGGTGCAGGGCAGATAGTCGATAAAGTTTCTGGACGGATCCGGCAGGTCCCGATCCAGTGTTTGGGAGCAGGAGAGAATAATTCTATTCCGCTTGTGGGCATTTGTGTCCACCAGAAAGGACAGTAGCTGCTCCTGCTGATGTCTGGACAGTGCCTGGAGGTTGCTGATAAAAATGGTGTTGTTCTTGTCGTTGAGGGGCGAATTGTAATTGCTGATGATATAGTTCCACGTCCGCTCGTTAAGCACCTGGCAGTCGATGGTGATATAAGGATATCTCTGCATGGAGCTCTCCAGATAGAGTTTGGCGGCCAGCTGGTTTTTTCCGGAGCCACGCTCACCCAGAATCATCACCGGAAGCGTGGTCTGGTTGATCATACGGATTTTCTCTTCCATCAGCCTTGCGCTGGAGGTCAGGGAATAAAAGCTGCTGGAATACATGACGGAGACTTCTGTACAGGTGGAAAAGCGGATACCGTGCTTGCTTCCGCCCACCGGAAACGGATTCTGCTCCAGGCAGAAGATATAGCAGGGTTCCTCCAGGAACGTGGTTTCCTCTGCCGAGATGGAATAGAGCCTATTTTCAATCATGTGAAAGGCTTTGGCCGACATGGAGTGAGGGGACTCAGCCAGCTTTTTTAAATATCCGGTGACGGACGAGATGTTTTTCTCATTGTAGGTGGAAAACAGGATAGAGCCGTCCTGTTTCATGATGACTGTTTTCATGCCCTGCATATCCAGGGCCCTGGTGAACAGGCGGCTGCGGGCTTTTGTCTCTGCCAACACCCGGCACATATTGATGGAATAATCGATGGCGATATCGATGCTTTCCGGCCCGGACAGGATCAGGATGGGCTCCACCCCCGCTTCCCGTGCCATCATCTCGGTGATCACATCGCACAGGATAAAATTGCAGCCTCCGGCCTTGAGCTCTTTTAAGACAGGGTCCAGTTCGTCCGGGCTGTGGATGGTAATGATGTTCATGCGATAATTCATCATCTCGCAGAGCACATGGGCCGGCTGAGTGACAGTGGGGTAACCCACCACGGCGTATGCCTCCGTCAGGTTTCCCACCAGCAGGATCGCGCGCAGGATGTCATTGATGGACAGAGTGATCTCAATGACGGGTATGGAAGCGATTTTCCGGATCAGCTCGGCGGTCCCGCCCCGGGAGATCAGGATATCAAAGCCCTCGTTCATATGCTGCAGGGCCAGCTGGGCCCCGTCCTCCAGGTTTCCCGTGTAGACAACCATTTCTATATCTTCGTATTTTGCCGCCTCTGTGACCATGGCGTTTTTTAAATTCTCATAGGGCGCAATTCCCAGTATCCGATATTTTCTTTCCATAAACATGTTCCCCTTTCCCAAATGACGGTTTAAACTGTTTCATTATGAAAATATAGTACCATAAAGAGAAAATATATACAATAATGTTTCAAAAAAGAACAAAAAACAAACTGTTTTTATTTGAAACCTTTTGCGAAAAGCGATATCCTATAACTACAGAAAGCGATCAAATAAAATGTTCCAAATTGAAACATAAAAGACAGCAGGAGGTGAAACAGTGACTGAATTGATGATCATCGCGGATGATTTCACAGGCGCTCTGGACGCGGGGGTTCATTTCGCGGAGAGAGGGATCGGAACCAGAGTGATTGTCAGCCTGGACCATGACAGAAGCTGGGAGGAAGGGATCAGGTCCGGGGAGACCACGGTGCTGGTCATTGACGCAGAGACCAGACATGTGTCCCCGGACCAGGCGTACCGCAAGGTGTTCGCAATTGCAAAGGACGCCAGGGAGGCGGGAATTCCCTATATTTACAAGAAAACGGATTCAGCGCTTCGGGGAAACATTGGCAGTGAGCTGGAGGCCGCCTACCGCGCGGCCGGTGAACCATTCCTAAGTTTTGTCCCCGCCTTGCCGCAGATGAATCGGATTACCAGAGGCGGCAGGCAGTATATCGACGGAGTGCCGGTCAGCAAGAGCGTGTTCGGCCGGGATCCCTTTGAGCCGGTCACCAAGGATTTGGTGAAGGATATTATCCGCCTGCAAAGCGAAATTCCTGTCATTGAGACTCACGGCGAGGCGCAGCCGGGCCCGGGGCAAGCGGGAATCGTGGTGTACGACGCAACAACCGAGGCGGATATCAGGAGAATTGGAGCGGATTTAACCGTAACAGGGCAGAACCGCCTGATGGCGGGATGTGCGGGGTTTGCGGCGATTCTGCCTGATCTTCTGGGCCTGAAGCGCCAGGAGCCGGAGACGGCGGCGCTGGAGCGCAGATTGTTTGTGATCTGCGGCAGCGTGAATCCGATTACCAGGAGGCAGCTTGACTGGGGAGAGAGGGTGGGGTATCCGCGAATCTACATGGCGGCTGAGGAAAAGCTGAATCCGGAGTTCTGGAAGTCGGAGCAGGGAGCCGGCCTGACGCGCCGGCTGACACAGGAGAGCAGTGAAAATGACTGCGTGATTCTGGACACCAACGACCGTGAGGGCGAGCGGAACACTCTGGAGTACGCCAGGGAATTGGGCATGGACACCGGGCAGGTGCGCAGCAGAATCCCGGAAACGTTGGGCATTATTTTGAAGAATATGCTGGATTGCGGGCTCCATGCCGTTATACTGATGACAGGGGGAGATACGCTTCTGGGATTTATGAAGGAGATCCGGCAGTGGGAGCTGCAGCCGATCCGGCAGATCCGGCCGGGCTGCGTGCTGACAAAGCTGTACTACTGCGGCCGGGAACATCACATCATCACCAAATCCGGCGGTTTCGGGGAAGAGAACCTGCTGTCGGAGTTAACGGAAGAATTAAAAGGAAAATAGAGTGAAAGGCGAAGAAAATGGGATATCAGATTAAAATTCCATCCTGCGTGTATGCGGGTGTGGGAAGTATCGAGGAAATTGGGACGATTTTAAAGCAGGAGTCGTCAAAGAAGGCTCTGGTATTTACTGATAAGGGAGTGGCCGGAGCCGGGCTTTTGGATAAGCTGACGGCCGTGCTGGAGCGTACAGGCGTGGAATACAAGGTGTTCGACGGGCTGAATCCGGAACCCGCTTACACCGATGTGGAGAAGGTTGTGGAGCAGATGAACCGGGAAGATGGAGACATCATTATCGCTATCGGCGGCGGCAGCGTCATGGACGCGGCCAAGCTCTGCTCCCTGTTAAAAGGCTCCTCCTGCACTGTGACGGACCTTCTGACGGATCCGCTGTTGGCGTCAAAGCAGATGAAAACCATCATGATCCCTACCACCTGCGGGACCGGCTCCGAGGCAACCTGTAATGCCATCGTAGCGATCCCGGAGGAACAGTCCAAAAAGGGCATTGTGAATGCGGAGATGATACCGGATTACGTAATCCTGGACGCACAGATGATCGCGGGCCTTCCGGCCTCCATCGTGGCAGCTACAGGCGTGGATGCCCTGGCCCATGTGGTGGAGTGCTTCACCTCAAAGAAAGCGACTCCCTTAAGCGACACGTACGCGGCGGCAGGCGCAAAGCTGATCTTCAGGAATATTGAGGAGGCGTACAAAAATCCCGGTGACATGGAGGCCAGAAGCAACATGATGCTGGGCGCCTTTTACGGCGGAGTGGCCATTACCGGCAGCGGCACAACCGCGGTCCACGCCTTAAGCTATCCCCTGGGCGGAAAATACCATATCCCCCACGGCGTGTCCAACGCAATCCTGTTCGCCCATGTGATGGCGTTCAATAAGGACGCCTGCGCCGGCCGGCTGGGGGTACTCTGCGACGCGGTATATCCGGAGCGCGCGGCTCTTGGAACAGAGGAGAAGGCGGATTACATGATCGGGCGGATCGCCGCAATCGTTGAGAACACGGAGATTCCCATCCATTTAAATGCTTTTGGTGTGAAAATGGAGGACCTGGATTTCCTGGTGGATGCAGGCAGTAAACAGCAGAGACTGCTGGTGAACAACAGGAAGAAGCTGAGTCTGGAGGACATTCGCACCATTTATTTAAAAGTGTTGAAGGAGGAGTAGAAAGTGACTGAGATCAAGGGAATTATCGCGGCAATGCAGACCGCCATGCATGAGGACGGCAGTATCAATGAGGCGGAGCAGCGCAGACAGATCAACCGGCAGATCGCCGCAGGCGTGGACGCAGTGTTCTGTCTGGGGACCAACGGCGAGTTTTACATCATGTCCATGGAGGAGAAGATCCGTGTGATGGAGATTTTTGTGGACGAGGTAAAGGGCCGCGTTCCGGTGTACGCCGGCACCGGCTGTATCGGCACGGAGGAGACGGTGGCTTTGTCCAGAAAGGCCCGGGAAATCGGCGTGGATGTACTCTCGGTAATCACGCCCTACTTCGCGGCGATCAGCCAGGAGGAGCTGTATCAGCACTACGCCCAGGTGGCAAGTTCGGTGGACATTCCGGTGGTGATGTACAACATTCCGGCGAGAACAGGCGCCTCCCTGGCACCGGCCACTGTAAAGCGCCTGGCGGGTGAGTTCGCCAACATTGCCGGAGTGAAGGATTCCAGCGGCAATTTTAACAATATACTGCAGTATATCCAGGAAACGGAGGGCATGGACTTTTCGGTTCTCTCCGGCAACGACGCTCTGATCCTGTGGACTCTTTTAGCAGGCGGCAAGGGCGGCATTACAGCCATCGCCAACATCCTTCCCACCGTCATGGTGGACATCTACCAGAACTATTTAAAAGGCGATATGGAGAAGGCCAGGGAAGCGCAGAACGCCATTTCCAGGATCCGTGAGTGCTTCAAATACGGCAATCCCAACTCCGTTGTCAAGTGTGCGACCAATCTGATCGGCCAGCCGGTGGGACCGTGCCGCAAGCCCTTCGGCATCCTGCCCCAGGATGCGGTGGAGGCGATTAGGGAAACTATTGACAACTACTATGGGGAGTATAAAAACAAATAACCGTGCAGGAAAGGGGAATGGCATCTATGAAAATAATCGGAATTACCATGGGAGATCCGGCCAGCATCGGCCCGGAGATTACTGCAAAGGCATTATCGGATCCGTCGGTCTATGAGCGCTGCAAACCGCTGGTTGTGGGCGATGTCCCGGTGATGGAGGAGGCGCTGAAGATAACCGGCCTCTCCGGCAAGCTCAAAATACATACCATCGGGGATGTGAGTGAGGCGCTGTTTGAGTACGGTACCATCGACGTCTACCACATGGGTATGGTTGATATGGACAAGCTCCAGCGGGGGAAGGTCTCCGCGATGGCCGGAAATGCGGCCTTCCAGTACGTGAAAAAAGTCATCGGGCTGGCCATGGATCACAAGATTGACGCTACGGTGACCAATGCGCTGAACAAGGAAGCCATGAATCTGGCCGGCCATCATTACTCCGGCCATACCGAAATCTACGCCGATTACACAGGAACCAGGAAGTACACTATGATGTTGGCCCACGAGAATCTGAGAGTGGTCCACGTGTCCACCCATGTTTCCCTGAGAGAGGCTTGCGACCGCGTGAAAAAGGACCGTATCCTGGAGGTGATCCGCATCGCCCACCAGGCCTGCCGCCGGCTGGGTATTTCCCAGCCGAAGATCGGCGTGGCCGGCTTAAATCCTCACAGCGGGGAGAACGGCATGTTCGGAAGGGAAGAGATTGAGGAGATTACGCCGGCAATTCAGGCGGCGAGAGACGAGGGTATCCAGGCAGACGGACCGGTTCCGCCGGACACCGTATTCTCCAAGGCAAGGGGCGGTTGGTATGACATCGTTGTGGCCATGTACCATGACCAGGGGCATATCCCCTTAAAGGTGGTGGGCTTTGTCTACAACCAGGAGGAACAGAAATGGGATGCAGTGGCCGGAGTGAACATTACACTTGGTCTGCCCATCATCCGCGCTTCCGTGGATCACGGAACCGCCTTTGACCAGGCTGGCACAGGCCTTGCCAGCGAGCTCAGCCTGACCAATGCCATGGATTACGCAATCCGCATGGCTGAAACAGAGGAAATGGAATAGATACAGCACAAAAGGAAGGGGAAGAACAATGGAATACGCAAAATTGCCGGGATTAACACCGGACGGAACGATGTATTGGAATGAGGAGATGGGGACTATGGAGGC is a window of Enterocloster clostridioformis DNA encoding:
- a CDS encoding alpha/beta hydrolase; protein product: MYVPPKVKPLCPPEERPRFEDVPYARVTLDNGQAYTLKLDIYQSPEQNTPGPCIIYIFGGGFLWGEYKQVTQKAVYCRDLVRLTKEGYTVVCPDYRLVSQSIFPACIHDVKGVVRFLKANGEKYNIDPNRIGALGNSAGGCLASMLALSANCRELEGEVGGNLEYDSSIKAAAIFYAPADLCQSIRTSAAALSGPPKDLIGTEIENVGNDNAGIIPALIVGYTGPGRSLFTLNQVLERNDPGDPDWHFIELTRKCSPVTYAGADCPPVAIFQGGRDTIVDPDQSEILYHALVKAGADATFVACSGGGHGPSLGEEIDQFAYNFLKKRL
- a CDS encoding four-carbon acid sugar kinase family protein codes for the protein MTELMIIADDFTGALDAGVHFAERGIGTRVIVSLDHDRSWEEGIRSGETTVLVIDAETRHVSPDQAYRKVFAIAKDAREAGIPYIYKKTDSALRGNIGSELEAAYRAAGEPFLSFVPALPQMNRITRGGRQYIDGVPVSKSVFGRDPFEPVTKDLVKDIIRLQSEIPVIETHGEAQPGPGQAGIVVYDATTEADIRRIGADLTVTGQNRLMAGCAGFAAILPDLLGLKRQEPETAALERRLFVICGSVNPITRRQLDWGERVGYPRIYMAAEEKLNPEFWKSEQGAGLTRRLTQESSENDCVILDTNDREGERNTLEYARELGMDTGQVRSRIPETLGIILKNMLDCGLHAVILMTGGDTLLGFMKEIRQWELQPIRQIRPGCVLTKLYYCGREHHIITKSGGFGEENLLSELTEELKGK
- a CDS encoding iron-containing alcohol dehydrogenase gives rise to the protein MGYQIKIPSCVYAGVGSIEEIGTILKQESSKKALVFTDKGVAGAGLLDKLTAVLERTGVEYKVFDGLNPEPAYTDVEKVVEQMNREDGDIIIAIGGGSVMDAAKLCSLLKGSSCTVTDLLTDPLLASKQMKTIMIPTTCGTGSEATCNAIVAIPEEQSKKGIVNAEMIPDYVILDAQMIAGLPASIVAATGVDALAHVVECFTSKKATPLSDTYAAAGAKLIFRNIEEAYKNPGDMEARSNMMLGAFYGGVAITGSGTTAVHALSYPLGGKYHIPHGVSNAILFAHVMAFNKDACAGRLGVLCDAVYPERAALGTEEKADYMIGRIAAIVENTEIPIHLNAFGVKMEDLDFLVDAGSKQQRLLVNNRKKLSLEDIRTIYLKVLKEE
- a CDS encoding alpha/beta hydrolase family esterase, which translates into the protein MKEANGFYMYVSTRACYDPAKTIFVFAPGEMAADLSLAEQFARQSGWQALSEYDGAVLILPLAPEGWNAQSHSLPGLIYDRVCGQVGSRNGKSLFGREGKLWCWETMLYLVGYEDGAVFAGNCAVAEPNRFAAAALIGGAPDDYSAGAFPSSHWLVRHVSSDYAKRNDQIPSSLWLIGAPETAVRQALEYFGRSGGLGRLPGQVSMGALKASCYENEANPAQRLLLSKETGITGLSLAHTILEEYFEHTIRWKDGPDGTLGLHLGRSGFYQTPRFVHHSVTVGCLEYACSLHFPDGCPADRVKGLPILFSVHGRGEPVWLFAEKNGWDVLADETRAFVLVCPDSPGNIWQLERDGQVFGAMIDRLCADYGLDRTRVYLTGFSNGGAITREVGTAFPELFAAIAPSNAPVDAPGLAADSPVSPGLLRSGYELPYWVCVGDNDPAAGTDVDEQLEVMLAVNGCQARAGAGFTTRFAPDEIRTGENYYTSARGYAQGERFRTLVYCGRDGLPRVGYTVMKNMPHGAICEQSRATWEFLRHFRRPAGSRQIEYLPD
- the dapA gene encoding 4-hydroxy-tetrahydrodipicolinate synthase is translated as MTEIKGIIAAMQTAMHEDGSINEAEQRRQINRQIAAGVDAVFCLGTNGEFYIMSMEEKIRVMEIFVDEVKGRVPVYAGTGCIGTEETVALSRKAREIGVDVLSVITPYFAAISQEELYQHYAQVASSVDIPVVMYNIPARTGASLAPATVKRLAGEFANIAGVKDSSGNFNNILQYIQETEGMDFSVLSGNDALILWTLLAGGKGGITAIANILPTVMVDIYQNYLKGDMEKAREAQNAISRIRECFKYGNPNSVVKCATNLIGQPVGPCRKPFGILPQDAVEAIRETIDNYYGEYKNK
- the pdxA gene encoding 4-hydroxythreonine-4-phosphate dehydrogenase PdxA encodes the protein MASMKIIGITMGDPASIGPEITAKALSDPSVYERCKPLVVGDVPVMEEALKITGLSGKLKIHTIGDVSEALFEYGTIDVYHMGMVDMDKLQRGKVSAMAGNAAFQYVKKVIGLAMDHKIDATVTNALNKEAMNLAGHHYSGHTEIYADYTGTRKYTMMLAHENLRVVHVSTHVSLREACDRVKKDRILEVIRIAHQACRRLGISQPKIGVAGLNPHSGENGMFGREEIEEITPAIQAARDEGIQADGPVPPDTVFSKARGGWYDIVVAMYHDQGHIPLKVVGFVYNQEEQKWDAVAGVNITLGLPIIRASVDHGTAFDQAGTGLASELSLTNAMDYAIRMAETEEME
- a CDS encoding sigma-54-dependent transcriptional regulator produces the protein MERKYRILGIAPYENLKNAMVTEAAKYEDIEMVVYTGNLEDGAQLALQHMNEGFDILISRGGTAELIRKIASIPVIEITLSINDILRAILLVGNLTEAYAVVGYPTVTQPAHVLCEMMNYRMNIITIHSPDELDPVLKELKAGGCNFILCDVITEMMAREAGVEPILILSGPESIDIAIDYSINMCRVLAETKARSRLFTRALDMQGMKTVIMKQDGSILFSTYNEKNISSVTGYLKKLAESPHSMSAKAFHMIENRLYSISAEETTFLEEPCYIFCLEQNPFPVGGSKHGIRFSTCTEVSVMYSSSFYSLTSSARLMEEKIRMINQTTLPVMILGERGSGKNQLAAKLYLESSMQRYPYITIDCQVLNERTWNYIISNYNSPLNDKNNTIFISNLQALSRHQQEQLLSFLVDTNAHKRNRIILSCSQTLDRDLPDPSRNFIDYLPCTTVYMPPLRELTDDIQGSSNLYLNAMNVEMSKQIVGFTPEALALLMSYQWPDNFMQLKRVLAELVMLTSTAYIQRDTVFEVIEKEKRQYVPTTADLFDYNRPLGEMTREIVKVVLSQCGGNQTLAAKRLGIGRTTLWRYLNETD